A part of Aspergillus oryzae RIB40 DNA, chromosome 7 genomic DNA contains:
- a CDS encoding cell wall mannoprotein 1 family protein (predicted protein), with the protein MRFSAIFTLGLAGTALATPLVERAGSSPTDIISGISDKTDALDSAIKAYNGGDPSKVESASADLISTITKGTDAIKSGDDISTTDALALPEPVQALTKKVEQAIDDIIAKKDKFVEAGAGGKVKDSLNQQKSAADGLASAITSKVPESLKEIAQSLSAGISTAIQKGVDAYKDVSDSVPSSSAGSSASATATGSASETGSASTTGSASATSSSVIPTSSGAASSSAAPSGSSTPTGSGSASATSPPLATGAANKATIGYSLGAVAMAAIAVAV; encoded by the coding sequence ATGAGATTCTCCGCTATCTTCACCCTGGGTCTCGCCGGCACCGCCCTGGCCACCCCCCTCGTTGAGCGTGCTGGTTCCTCCCCCACCGACATCATCTCCGGCATCAGCGACAAGACCGATGCTCTCGACTCCGCCATCAAGGCTTACAACGGTGGTGACCCCTCCAAGGTTGAGTCCGCCTCCGCTGACTTGATCTCGACCATCACCAAGGGCACTGATGCCATCAAGAGCGGTGATGATATCAGCACCACCGATGCTCTTGCTCTGCCTGAGCCCGTCCAGGCTTTGACCAAGAAGGTCGAGCAGGCTATCGATGACATTATCGCCAAGAAGGACAAGTTCGTCGAGGCTGGCGCTGGCGGCAAGGTCAAGGACTCCCTGAACCAGCAGAAGTCCGCTGCCGATGGTCTCGCCTCTgccatcacctccaaggtCCCTGAGTCTCTCAAGGAGATTGCCCAGAGCCTCTCCGCTGGTATCAGCACCGCTATCCAGAAGGGTGTCGATGCGTACAAGGACGTTTCCGACTCCGTCCCCTCTTCCAGCGCTGGCTCCTCCGCGAGCGCCACTGCCACCGGCAGCGCTTCTGAGACCGGCAGCGCCTCTACTACCGGTTCTGCCTCCGCCACCTCCAGCTCCGTGATCCCCACCTCCTCCGGTGCTGCCAGCTCCTCTGCTGCCCCCTCCGGCTCCAGCACCCCCACTGGCTCCGGCTCTGCCTCCGCcacctctcctcccttggCCACCGGTGCTGCCAACAAGGCCACCATCGGCTACTCCCTTGGTGCCgtcgccatggccgccatTGCCGTCGCTGTCTAA
- a CDS encoding uncharacterized protein (predicted protein) — protein MPKEMVDDPTQYRGRVTLTERFLYLVKKAYEGGEAINTMNALDWVGPDSSRVDEEDDDYVSMGEGGDESIGEMKKSKEDKDKYSVMTRSSTRRQDAESTLEELRTGTEQLSIEGQSHPYSSLEWKRGSISVSFDDSKSKWYYTAQRKRVYIQLHEDPDEGDIFVMNNLRHRARKYT, from the coding sequence ATGCCTAAGGAGATGGTGGATGATCCGACCCAGTATCGGGGCCGAGTCACATTAACGGAACGTTTCTTGTACCTCGTCAAAAAGGCTTACGAGGGCGGCGAGGCCATCAATACCATGAATGCTCTAGATTGGGTCGGTCCAGATAGCAGCAgagtcgatgaagaagatgacgattATGTCTCAATGGGCGAAGGGGGTGATGAAAGCATCggtgaaatgaagaaaagcaaggaagacaaagacaagtACTCGGTTATGACCCGCAGCTCAACGAGAAGACAGGATGCTGAGTCGACACTCGAAGAGTTGCGGACTGGCACCGAACAACTTAGCATTGAAGGCCAATCTCATCCATACTCCAGTCTTGAATGGAAACGTGGTTCAATATCTGTTTCCTTTGATGACTCAAAAAGCAAGTGGTACTATACTGcccaaagaaagagagtaTATATTCAGCTTCACGAAGACCCAGATGAAGGCGACATTTTCGTTATGAATAATCTCCGTCATCGCGCGAGGAAATATACATAA
- a CDS encoding glycosyltransferase family 69 protein (predicted protein) has product MWPAIDSLGFKMDWKFAQRHVLRLAAATAALLLVAFLYINFNVGSSTMGEAIRVNNKTQSCIDFDPATVSEKLHSTIRLKQHTYNNAEISEFVCSILNHDMNLTAKLDCSVSIDSRYEHLRPSPSGSPRIQYYFALDLYQAVHIILPLMGAIMEAIRYLGPEYCALSIVEGRSTDGTYAILAGLKTELAAMGVPYFLVRDYLDPKAGGENRITALSHLRNLALEPLLEESKSKHSRLASKPTIIFVNDIVICPEDILELIHQRVIQSASMTCAFDWNKNAGNFYDSWVSRSMSGNLFFEVTHDGRHWLGDDMFFDHPDSAARWDQTLPIQVYSCWGGMVTLDAEPFIRGSIAFRSSDKEECYMGEPMTLAKDLWKQGRGQILAVPSVNTGYEYDQARDAKGRRGYVHDIVNHTQYNTEAELVKWQKAPPPMVKCMPVFERQWWTTPV; this is encoded by the coding sequence ATGTGGCCCGCTATTGACTCTCTTGGATTTAAAATGGATTGGAAATTCGCCCAGCGTCATGTATTACGACTTGCCGCTGCCACGGCTGCCCTCCTTTTGGTGGCGTTCCTCTACATTAATTTCAATGTgggatcatcaacaatgggGGAGGCTATCCGGGTAAATAACAAAACGCAGTCCTGTATAGACTTCGACCCTGCAACTGTATCCGAGAAGCTGCATTCGACCATAAGGCTGAAGCAACACACCTACAATAACGCGGAGATTTCCGAGTTTGTGTGCAGTATTTTGAACCATGATATGAATCTCACCGCCAAGCTTGACTGCTCCGTGTCCATTGACTCCCGATATGAACATCTGCGGCCCTCACCATCCGGGAGCCCCCGGATTCAATACTACTTCGCATTGGATCTCTACCAAGCTGTGCACATCATTCTCCCACTTATGGGCGCCATAATGGAGGCAATACGCTATCTGGGACCCGAGTACTGTGCGCTCTCTATCGTGGAAGGCCGATCAACGGACGGTACATACGCTATTCTTGCCGGTCTAAAGACTGAGCTCGCCGCCATGGGTGTGCCCTACTTCCTTGTCCGAGACTACCTGGACCCCAAAGCTGGAGGCGAAAATCGCATCACGGCATTATCGCATCTCCGCAACCTCGCTCTTGAACCGTTACTGGAAGAGAGCAAGAGCAAACATAGCCGGCTTGCCTCCAAGCCCACGATTATTTTCGTGAATGATATCGTGATCTGCCCcgaagatatcctggaatTAATACACCAGCGCGTGATACAGTCCGCATCAATGACCTGCGCTTTTGACTGGAACAAAAACGCCGGCAATTTCTACGACTCCTGGGTTTCGCGCTCGATGTCGGGCAATCTGTTCTTCGAAGTAACTCACGATGGCAGGCACTGGCTCGGTGACGACATGTTTTTTGACCATCCTGACAGTGCAGCCCGATGGGATCAAACTCTTCCGATACAGGTTTATTCCTGCTGGGGTGGAATGGTCACTCTCGACGCGGAACCGTTTATCCGGGGAAGTATTGCATTTCGCAGCTCAGACAAAGAGGAGTGCTACATGGGCGAGCCCATGACGCTCGCCAAAGACCTCTGGAAGCAGGGTAGGGGCCAGATCCTCGCCGTGCCTTCTGTGAATACTGGATACGAATACGACCAAGCGCGGGATGCAAAAGGACGGCGCGGGTACGTCCACGATATTGTCAATCACACTCAATACAACACAGAGGCGGAGCTAGTGAAATGGCAGAAGGCTCCTCCACCCATGGTGAAATGCATGCCAGTGTTTGAACGGCAGTGGTGGACGACACCTGTTTGA